The sequence GATTTCATACGAAATCCAGGTAGAAGGACTCAACTACGCGCGCAAATAAAGAACAATGCAAACGACAACAATCTGTGTGTCCCAGcgatgatataaaatttcgattttctttagGAACCACTCATTTCCAGTTCGAAGGCGACACAGTGCATTACGTTCTTCACGAACTGCATTACTCACACAGAGTTCTCGACTTTTAACAACATTCGCATTATTTGGTAAATCCATCCgaacatataattattctcaAACACtgttaaacttttatttaacaattttagtaaaatttattctcaaactgtctcatttaatttaacactaCAATTTAGATTGTTTTACGATTGTACTACAGTTTGTAAAAATCTCGTGAAACGTCTTCATAAAAGTggtcttgttatttttaaaaagtgataCATTTTGGTCGATTCGTGATTACATTTAGTGATCGATAGTAaacttgataattaaatttattgatcCACTGGCGTAGAAAGTGATATCTATgtgtgaaattataaaatatctatgtatagaattataaaatatctatctgTAAAAAAGTGATATCTACACAGAATGATATCTCtgtatataatgttatatggttattacttgttttattcaataacTGTGACCAGTGAAATTTGATTTAGTTTCtcttaaacaataataactctacgatttcataataaattagttatgAGAAATTTCCAACTTATATTCTGCGtgattttaatcatttctaagttataacattgtaatataattctacTAAAAGCAAATTTTTGATGCACAAGAAaacatgtaattattaaagcgaatttactaaaatatggTAAATTGAAGCGTTCTACGAATCTGATATTAAGATCGACACGTTTAAActtatttcaaatttgtattattttgttacaggCTATCGAGCATGGAAATACACCAATACGGCAACTTATTTGGACCTCCGCTAATCGTACCGCCAGACTACGTGTTGCTCTTCAATATGTGCCCATGTGGTAGAAGGGGCATTCAATTTACAGTCCACGTGGACACATTGTTGGTGCATCTCGCAAGATATGGGAATCTAATCGAAGACATTCCTCaacatatacatattccaCGGCAATTGGCGGAGATATTGCAAGAAAGATTGTCCCAATCATACTTCGCGCCCGTTCACAATCCACCTTTTTACGCGGACTCTGACGAAGAAGAAATCGACCGATAGAGAAATTGCTCGCGGCTCGAATTTCTAATTGCGTTCTCagtattaattactttgacaTGTTCACtatgtaaataaatcaaacaatcGTAGTTAGTTTGATAATGTAAACAGTGACTACAATCTTCTAGATTACTGACGCAATGATGTACTACTAGTACTTATAagatatgtatttatttcgttataacagtgcaaatatataaaaatatcaaatataaaaaatgtttcgtatACTCTAACAATGAAGTAAACAATTCTTAACCGAtcgtatagaaaaattattatgcataaGTGTCTCATATGTACTGTACTTCTCAGGCACTTATACACcgtttctaaattaataatatcggtAGGTTATAGCAGTATAAAACTTTAGAaacgttataaaaatgtatcacaAACGTGCAGCATTCCtcgagtaaatattatttcgtataaaaatcagaTCCTGCAGCGTCTTCCTTTGTGCCCTTAACCATTGAAAGGAATTATCGTTTCGCGCGTCACAAATCCTTTAACAGTTTTTGAGCCTCCTGCTTGGCAAGGTGATCATCGTCAGTTTTAGCTGGATACTCAGCagccatttttaaatatttcaatgccTCGTCCTTCTGATTCAGTTTTAGAAAACTTTTCGCTAGCATTAGCAAATTGTGACTGTAGAAGTTGGGATCGACTTCCTCTGCgctttggaaatatttcagagCCTCTTCGAACGATGAAGTCGGTGGTTCCCCAAATATTACAGATGCGATTTTCCTTTGGTACCATGCTAGATCAGAAACTTGGTAGCACCATGTACCTAACATGTACTTGGTTGTAGCATCTGTTGGATTAAGCTCTATAGCTCTCTGCAATGATATTTAGATCTTCTAATTATCTGTTACTTTCCTACAATAATGGACGCGTAATATAGCCAATGTATATGTACCAGcatatgtttttttatattgtacagttCTCTTATTTGTACTTTCATTCCTTCGTAAGAAGATTTACTATTAAGGATAACAGACATCCATTTGTGTACAGCCCAATGATCCTCATTTATCGTCAGAGCATTACTTATTAAATCATATGCttcataaatcattttcttccCCTCCACATCGGTAGCTGTCTTTGACATTTGATACAATGCTCTGGACAATCGCCACAATATTTCAACATCTCCGCTGTCCTATAAAATCATCTTGTGTATAAAAGCACAAGAATTTAACATGAATATATTTACCCTGTAATTTGTTAAGAGATCATATAtctctttataattttcctgatCGAACAACGCATCAGCTTTTCCTAGTAAAACTTCCTTTGTAGTAATTGATTCATTTTCACCCTTCTTTTTATTCAGAGCCCACATCGCCATACCAGTGAACAATGATGTAGTATATAACTTTGTTGAATGTGCTCGACGACTGGTTGGCTAGCGaggacaattatttaaattattttg comes from Augochlora pura isolate Apur16 chromosome 1, APUR_v2.2.1, whole genome shotgun sequence and encodes:
- the LOC144478543 gene encoding regulator of microtubule dynamics protein 1 gives rise to the protein MWMQKILRFTKNSNILQRSLIHRSTLFSQKPTSRRAHSTKLYTTSLFTGMAMWALNKKKGENESITTKEVLLGKADALFDQENYKEIYDLLTNYRDSGDVEILWRLSRALYQMSKTATDVEGKKMIYEAYDLISNALTINEDHWAVHKWMSVILNSKSSYEGMKVQIRELYNIKKHMLRAIELNPTDATTKYMLGTWCYQVSDLAWYQRKIASVIFGEPPTSSFEEALKYFQSAEEVDPNFYSHNLLMLAKSFLKLNQKDEALKYLKMAAEYPAKTDDDHLAKQEAQKLLKDL